The DNA sequence AAAATTAGAAGGTCGTGCCGGATTTAATTTGGAATTTCTACCTTCAACTTATTTTGAAAAAACATTTATGGTAGATGGAAATGCTGGAAATTTTCCAAGATATCCTTCGGGCACAACGAAGATTGAACCGATAAAAAATAAAATAACACAGTTTGCCGGACACACGACTTTTGATGATAGAGGACTTGGTGAATTTATTGTTCCTCAGCCGTTAGCAAAAGGAAAGTCAATTGTTTTATCACCAGAATGTCTAGAAAGTTTTGTAACGATAAAAAGTTTAGATACAGAAATTATGTTATTAGATGGTCGCAATGTTGCACAAAACGGTTGGTTTATTGTAAGAAGTTTGCTTCCGATAAAGAAAACCGGAAAAGTACTTGAGTGGTATCTTGAAGCAAATACAATTCCAAATTGGATTAGAAAACCTAATATTGGTTTTTCTCAAGTTGGTTATACGCCAAATCAAGAAAAAGTTGCTGTTATAGAATTAGATAAAAATGATACTCAGTTAAATAATGCTAAAGTATTTCAAATTACTTCAGATGGAAAAACTGTTGAGAAATTTAATGGTGATGTGAAAGAATGGGGAAAATATCTAAGATATAATTATGCAAAATTTGATTTTAGTTCAGTTAAAGAATCGGGAATTTACTATATCCAGTATGGTGATCACAAAACAAATACTTTTAGAATCAATCAAGATGTTTATGAAGATGTTTGGCATCCAACAATGGATGTTTGGTTCCCGGTTCAAATGGATCACATGCAAGTAAATGAAGCATATAGAGTTTGGCACGGTGAACCATTTATGGATGATTGTCTTCAAGCGCCGCTTAATCATCAACATTATGATGGTTATAAAATGGGAGATACAACAGATACAAAATTTAAACCATATGAAAGAATTCCTAATATGGCTGTTGGCGGATGGTTTGATGCCGGTGATTTTGATATTCAAACCGGCTCGCATAATCATGTTATTTCAAGTTTTGTTGATACTTGGGAAAAATTTAAAGTTGAACGTGATCAAACTTTTATTGATCAAAAAACTCGTTATGTTGATATTCATCGTCCCGATGGAAAAATTGATATCCTCCAGCAAATTGAGCATGGAACATTGAATCTTGTTGCCCAATGTGAAAATATTGGTCACCCGGTAATGGGAATTATTGTTCCAAATTTACATCAATATCATCATCTTGGTGATGCAATGACTGAAACGGATAATCTTCCGTATAATCCAGATTTAAAACCATTTGAAAAAGATGGAAAATCAAGCGGAACAATGGATGACCGTTGGGCATTCACTACACGCTTGCCATTTTTAGATTTTCAGACTTCGGCAACATTAGCAGAAGCCGCTCGCACTTTAAAAGGATATAATGATGATCTCGCAAATAGAAGTTTAACAAATGCAAAAAGATTATTAGCAGAAGCTGATGAAATACTTAAAAAACCAATTAAAGATGATAATCCTTGGTGGACAAGATGGGCAAGAGGTGCAGATATTGAATCTGTTCTTCAATTATATATAACAACGAAAGAGCAAAAATATGCTGATAGATTTATAGAAAAGATTTGGTCAATTCTTGAACCACCAAAAATTGATGATCCTCATATTGATCCTAGTTTTTTCTTGAGCAGAAGCATTAAAGTAGCGTTAAAAGCCACTCCATATATGGATGATAATTTCAAAACAAAATTAAGAGATTATGTAATTAAGTATAAAAATTTCCTAACCGAGTTAGAAAAGAAAAATCCATACGGAATGCCAATAGCAACCGGAGGTTGGGGCGGAAGTGGAAATGTAGTTGCAACTGCAATTACAAATTATTTTGCTTATAAATTATATCCGGATATTATGACAAAAGATGATGTAATAAAAGGTGCAAATTATATTTTTGGATGTCATCCATATTCTAATCTTTCTTTTGTAAATGCTGTTGGAACAAAGTCTAAGAAAATTGCTTATGGAAATAACAGAGCAGATTTCACAACAATAGCTGGTGGAATTGTTCCCGGAGTTATGTTACTTAAACCGGATTTCTTAGAAAACAAAGATGATTGGCCGTTCTTATGGGGAGAAAACGAAGTTACAGTTGGAGGTTCTGCAGATTATGTTTTCTTAGCAAATGCTGTTAAAGAATTATTAAAATAATTTGTAAGGAATTTTAAAATGAGTTTCCCAAATATTATTTCTTTCACACTTTTGAACGCATGCAACTTAAGATGTAAAATGTGCGGGCAGTGGAGTGAAACCGGCTATGTAAAAAATAAAATTGTAGATGCAAATCCACAATTGGATTTGGAAGTTTGGAAAAAACTCATTGATGAAATTTCTCAAAATAAAATTAGAATTATTTTAATTAGGGGAGGAGAACCATTTCTCTTCCCCAAAATTATGGATTTGATAAAATATGCAAATAGTAAAAATCTGTTTTTATCTATTGATACAAACGGAACGATGATAGAAAAATTTGCCGAAGAACTTGTCCAATTGGGTAATATGCATATTACTTTTTCTGTTGATGGACCTGAAAAAATTCATGATGAAGTTCGCGGAATTGAAGGAAGTTATCAAAAAATTAAAACCAATATTGCTTTATTTAACGAACTTGAGAAAAAATATAATAAACCATTAAGTAAAAGTATTTGCTTTACAATCAGTAAATATTCTTATGAAGGTTTAGGCGAAATGCCAAAGGTTGCAAGAGAAATGGGAATAAGCTCAATCAATATTGTTCCATATTATTTTTTTAATTCTGAAGTTGGTGAAAAATATGAAGATGAATTATTAAAATATTTTAATACTAAAGCATATTCTTGGAAAGGATTTTATAATGAAGATTCGGGGATCGATTTTAATATTTTCAAAACTCAATATGAAAAATATATTTCGTCTTTAAATGGAATTGAGAATTTCCCGTTTATGCCGTTTGGAATTAATGAATATAAGGAATGGTTTGATAATTCTTATTCAGTTGTTGGATCAGAAAAATGTTTTAATGTAGAAAGTTTAATAGATATTCAGCCAAATGGTGACGCAAATTTCTGTATTGATTTTCCGGATTATGTTTTTGGAAACGTTAAAAATAATTCGATTGAGGAAATATGGAATTCTGAAAAAGCAGAAAAATTTAGAAAGTACAGAAGAGAAAAACCATTAGCTGTCTGCTATAGATGCGGCGCAAAGTACTGTTCGGAAATTAAAGAATAGTTATAACGTATTTATTTGAAAATAAAAATATTAGAAGTTGTTTGGAAAATAAAAATGAAATTATTACGATATAAAATATTATTGATTTTACTTTTCGTTTTGCTTAATAATATATCAGCGCAAAACCCAATAATAATGGATCAATACACTGCTGATCCAACAGCAAGAGTTTTTGATGGAAAAGTATATCTTTATCCCTCGCATGATATTTTGGCAACTGAAGGTAAAGGAAGAATCGGTTGGTTTTGTATGGAAGATTATCATGTTTTTTCTTCAGAAAATTTAACTGATTGGAAAGATCACGGTGTAATTGTTAGTCAAAATAAAGTTCCTTGGGTTGATTCAAATACTTACAGTATGTGGGCTCCGGATTGCATTGAAAAAAATGGAAAATATTATTTTTATTTTCCGGCGATGAACAAAGATACTTCAACTCAATTTAGAATGAATATTGGAGTAGCAGTTTCTGATAAACCATACGGACCATTCACTCCGCAAAACGAACCAATAAAAAATGTTCGAGGAATTGATCCGAATGTTTTTATTGATAAGGACGGGCAAGCTTATTTGTATTGGTCGGCAAGAAATATCTTTGTCGCAAAACTAAAAGACAATATGCTTGAATTAGCTGAAGAACCAATAATAATTCCAAATCTTCCGGAGAAAGGATTGAAAGAAGGTCCTTTCATGTTTGAGCGAAACGGAATTTATTATTTAACTTATCCGCATGTGGAGAATAAAACAGAGCGACTTGAATATGCAATTGGTGATAATCCGCTTGGTCCCTTTAAAGTTACCGGAATTATTATGGATGAATCACCAAATTGTTGGACAAATCATCATTCAATAATTGAGTTTAAAAATCAATGGTATTTGTTTTATCATTTTAATGATTTATCTCCGCACTTTGATAAAAACAGATCAACAAGAATTGACAGCTTATTTTTCAATGAAGATGGAACAATTCAAAAAGTGATTCCAACTTTACGCGGAGTTGGTTTAACAAATGCAAAATCAAAAATTCAAATTGATAGATACAGTTTAAAAAGTGAAAATAATGTTCATATTGAATTTATAGATACAACAAAAAAGTTTGAAGGATGGAAAACTGTTTTTGAAAATGAAAATTCTTGGATTCAATATAATAGTGTCGAGTTCGGAAATGAAAATTTAAAATCAATTATTGTAAATGCTATGTCATCAGAAGGCGGAGAATTAGAAGTAAGATTAGGAAATATTAACGGAAAAATAATTGCAAAAATTGAAATTGAAAAATCAGATGATTGGAAAATATTTAAATCAAAAATTGCAAATGTTCCAACCGACAATCAAAATATTGTTGTAATAAATAAAGGTAAAAAAGTAGTAGTGGATTGGATTAGTTTTGAATAACAATTATTAAAATTTATTAAAAAAATATTGAGAATGATTATGAAAAAATTATTAGCAGTTTTATTTCTTACTTGTGCATTTACAATAATTGGGCAAAACGCAAAAATTAAAATTGATGTTACAAGAACAATAGGAAAAATCGATCCCAAAATTTATGGCGTATTTATGGAACCAATTCATTTTAATGGCGCAAGAATGGGATTGCCGGATACCGTTGATTTTAATACACTTTATGGAACTCTTTATGATCCCAAATCACCACTTGCTGATGAAAATGGATTTAGAAAAGATTACATCGAAGCAATGAAAGAATTGAAAATTACAAATATGCGCTGGCCCGGAGGAAATTTTTTAATGGGTTATAATTGGGAAGATGGTATCGGTCCAAAAGATAAAAGACCATCCCGCATAAATCTTGCGTGGGGTGGATTGGAAAGCAATCATGTTGGGACAGATGAATGGTTTCAATTAAATAAATCAATTGGAAGCGAGAATGTGGTTTGCGTAAATCTTGGACTAGGTACAATACAAGATGCACATAATTGGGTTGAATACTGCAATTACAAAAAAGGAACGCACTATTCAGATTTGAGAATAAAGAACGGGCACAAAGAAGCATATAATGTAAAAATATGGGATTTAGGAAATGAAGTTGACGGATATCCTTGGGAGCTTGGTTATAAGAATGCGGAAGATTATGTTAAAATAGGAAGAGAAGCTGCAAAAGCAATGAAAGCTGTGGATGGATCAATAAAATTAGTAGCTTCCGGTTCTTCATATTATGAACCAACTGGTCAATGGATTGATTGGAATAGAAAAGTTCTTGCCGGTTTGGGAGATATGATAAGTTATATTTCAATTCATAGATATTGGGAAAGAAGTGATGATTATTATGATTATATGGGACAAAGTGCAATGGATTTTGAAGAAAAAATTACAATTCCCGCCGCAGAAATTAAAGCAATGCAAGCAATGAAAGGATTGAAAAATGAAATTCATATTTCTTTTGATGAATGGGGAGTTTTCGGAAGAAACTTTTTATCGGTATTGCCGATTGCACAATGTTTAAATTCGTTTATTCGCCATGCAGATGTTGTAAAAATGACAAACTTCACAATGCTTACTTCTTTGCTTTCAAATGATATGGAGAAAGGAACTTATAAATCTCCATTGTTTTATGCATTTAAAATGTTTTCAACAAATTGTTTAGGAAACTCAATCGATACTTATGTTGAATGTGATACTTTTAACACTGCTAAGTATAAGGGAATTCCATATCTTGATGTAACTTCTGTTTACAATAAGGAAAGCAATACTGTTTTTATAAATGTTGTAAACCGCAATCAAGAAAATTTTATTACGACTGAAATTATTAGTACAGAGGGAAGTTTTGCCAGCAAAGCTGAAGTTAATTTACTAAACTCGGATTCACTTGAAGAACAATTTTCTTTTGATAAACAAGATGAATATAAACCAGTTGTAAAAGAAATAAGCGTGAATGCAAATAAATTAAAATATTCATTTCCGCCGCATTCAATTGCTCAAATAAAAGTAAAGGTTATAGAATAAAATACAAATTAAATTTAGTAGTTCTGTTAAATGTGCGAATTAAGTAGGAGTCATAAATATGAATGAATTTTTTCAAAGATTCGTTAAGGTTTGTCCGAAATCCGGTAAGATTAGAAAAATAATTTTACCAAAAGGATATTATAAATTACTTTTTCCATTTGTCGGATTAGCAGCATTATTATGGATTGCATTTCGAGTAATTCCAAAGCCAAGCAGAGTTGCTTATCCTTGTGTAAAAGCTGCAACTCCAATTGCAACAAGTTTTGTACTTTGGTTAATTGGGATTACTGCATCGTTTACTGCATTTTCAAAAATGAAAACTGCTTTTTCAAATTCATCATATTTCCGAACAATTATATTTTTATTTGTCGGAGGAATACTTGCAGTTTTTGCAATTAGTCAAGATGGAATTGTTTCACTTGCTGATTCAAAAAATAAATATGTATTTAAGCAAGCTGTACTTGAGCCAAATCAGCCAATGGGAGTGCCCGTTGGAATAATTCCGGGCAGAGTTGTTTGGGTTCACAATCCGGATGCAACAAATGAAAATTTTGATCCGATGGAAGAAAATCATTCATATTTTCATGAAGAAAATTTTAATCAATCTGTTGTGGATCAAATGCTTTCTCAAGCAATTCAAAATCTAACCAAATCAACCTCAGATTCTGCGGCATGGGAAGCAATATTTAAATTTCATAATAATACAAGAGGCAAAGGTGAGGTTGGTTATCAATCCGGAGAAAAAATATTCTTAAAAATGAATGCCACAAGCAGTTGGGGCGGAAATTATAATGATGAAGATTTAACAAAAGTTTATAAATCGTGGTGGGGAAGTGTTAACAGATATTATGGACTTTCAGAATCTTCACCGACATTTATTAAAACAATATTACGTCAATTAGTAAATGTTGTAAAAGTACCGCAAGAAAATATTTACATTGGTGATCCGATGAAAATTATTTACAAACATATTTATGATTATTTGCATTCGGAATTTCCAAACGTACATTATTTGGATCACTATGGGCATACAAATTTAGGCAGAGAGCTTGCCGAAAAAGGTACAACCCCGCTAATAAAATATTCTGATCGAGGTACAGTACTTGTTCGAGATGGTAGTCCGGTTTATGAAGACGCACTATATAAAATTTATGAAGATATGGAATACATGATAAATATGCCGCAGATGAAAGGACACGTTCGTGGTGGGGTTACAATGTTTGCAAAAAATCATTTTGGTTCACACACAAGAGATGGAGCAAATCATTTACATAATGGGCTGATGCTTCCGGGTGAAACTGGTTTAACTGCACGACCCGGTTATGGATTATACAGAGTTCAAGTTGATTTGATGGGACATGAAATTCTCGGAAAGAAAAATTTGGTTTATCTGATGGATGCTTTGTGGGGAACCGATCATGAATTAAATCCACCAGCAAAATGGCAAATGGAACCATTTAATAATGATTGGACTTCATCAGTATTTGCATCACTTGATCCCGTAGCAATTGAATCAGTTGGATACGATTTTGTTCGAACTGAATTTACTAAAGAAAGATATCCAACAAGTTATGAAAATGTTGTTGATGTAATTCAAATGGATGGAGTTTCTGATTATTTACGACAAGCTGCAGATTCATCAAATTGGCCGGAAGGAATTATGTACGATCCGGAAAATGATGGAACAATAATCGGAAGTCTTGGTGTTCACGAGCATTGGAATAATTCAATAGATAAACAATATTCAAAAAATTTAGGAATTGGAAACGGAATTGAGTTAGTAAAAATTAGTAAACCTACAAATATTCTCGAAGCTCCAAGTTTGCTAAATACAGAAGTTATAGATAATTCAATAGTTAATTTAAGTTGGCAAGATAATTCAACTTCTGAAGAAGGTTTTATTATTGAAAGAAAAGAGAATTCTCAAAATGCTAATTTTATTATTCTTGATACAGTTTCCGCAAATCAAACAAATTATTCTGATAAAACTGATAAATTAGTTTCGAGTTATTATTATAGAATTAAAGCTTATAATTCTTCGGAAAATTCTAATTATACGGAATCGGTTTTGGTTAGCAATTTAATTGTTGTTGGAATTGATGAAGAAAATATTCCAGGCGAATTTAGGCTACATCAAAATTATCCAAATCCATTTAATCCAAGCACAACAATTACTTTTAGTATAAAAAATAATTCGAATGTTAATATGATTGTTTATGATGCAATCGGCAGATTAGTAAAAGTTTTGGTTGATGAAAAACTTTCTTCCGGTGAATATAAAATTGATTGGAACGGAAAAAATTATTTAGGCGAAACCTCTGTAAGCGGAATTTATTTCTACAAAATTATAGTTAAATCAAATAATCAAAACTATTCTGAAACTAAAAAAATGTTACTGGTAAAATAATATGGAAAAAATATTCTTATACATTTTCGTAATTACTTTAATCTGCACCAATTTTGTTTTTGCTCAAACTTGGAAATCATATACAACAGAAAATAGTGGATTATCTAATAATATGGTTAATTCAATGGCTATTAGTAGTGATGGAACAATTTGGTTTGCAACAGACAATGGCTTATGTGCTTATGATTCCATAAATTGGAAAGTTTATAAAGTAGAAGATGGACTTAAAACAAATAAAATTAATTCAATATCATTTTTACCAAACACTACTCAAGAACTTTGGGTTGCATCAGATTCCGGTGTTATAATTTTAAATGTCAATAAAACTGAAATTGTAACAAGTCCCAGTTATATAAATAAAAGTTCAAACAATATTATATCCAACAAAGTTAAAGCAATTGAGCTTGATGGTTTTGTAAACAATTGGATTGGAACCGAAGATGGTTTATCAATAATTACAAACTCCGGAATTTACAGTTTTAATGAAAGAAACGGTTTTGAAAATCCTAAAGTAAATTCATTAAAAACTTTGTCAGATAATTGGGTTCATGTTGGAACATCCGGTGGTGGTGTGAGTCGTCTTAAATATAATGGTGTAGATGGAATTACTTCCGCTTCAAATATAATAACTACATGGAGCGGATTAGCATCGGACACTGTTTTAACAATTTACGTTACCGATGATACTTTGCGCTGGTATGGAACAACACAAGGTGTTTCTACTCATTATGGAACTGATACAAAAAGTATTAGCTACTGGTGGATTTATAATACTTACACAAGTGGAATTACTGAAAATTATGTTCACGCAATAATTAGAGATAAAAACAATGCAATGTGGTTCGGTACAAGAAAAGGTATTTCAAAAATGTTAGCCGATAAAACTACTTGGCAAACTTATACTGAGGTGGATGGTTTGATAAGTAATAATATTTTTGATATTGAAGTTGATAAAAATAATAATATTTGGATAGCAACTGATAAAGGTGTTTCTTATTTCAAAAATATTACAACATCAATAAAAAATGATGAGTTGAAATCTTACAAATTAAATTTATCAAATTATCCGAATCCTTTTAATCCATCTACCAATATCGGATATTCAATTTTCAAGGATAGTAAAGTGAAATTAGAAGTTTTTAATAACATTGGAAAACTAGTTGAGGTTTTAGTCGATAAAAAATTAAATTCCGGGAATTACAATGTTAGATTTGATTCTAAAAATTTACCAAGCGGAGTGTATTTTTATCGATTAATTACAGAACATTCATCCATTACAAAAAAAATGATTTTAATAAAATAGTTATTAAAAATACTGAGTTGATATAAATGATTTTTATGAAAAAGCAGAGAAATATTATAAAGAAATTTTTATTGTTAATATTTATTGAGATAATTTTTCAATCACAAATATTTTCACAAATTGTAATTGATCCAAATTTAGTTGTTGAGGAAATTGTAAAAGATATTCAGCAGCCGGAAGGACCAATCTGGAATGATAGTTTAGGATTATTATTCTCTGATATTAAAGGAAATAAAATTTATAGATGGTCTCAAGAAAATGGGAAAGAAATTTACTTAAATGATTCTGATAGCACAAACGGATTAACTTATGATTTGGAGGGAAGATTAATTGCCGGACAAATGGGGAAAAGAAGAATTGTTCGATTTGAAAATGATGAAACTCAAACTTCGCTTGCAGATAATTATGAAGGGAAAAAATTAAATAGCCCAAATGATTTAGTTGTAAAATCTGATGGCTCAATATTTTTTACAGATCCGGATTTTAATATTCCGGTTGGACAAAAAAAAGAATTATCATTTAACGGAATTTACAGAATTAGTCCAACAGGAAATCTTCA is a window from the Ignavibacteriota bacterium genome containing:
- a CDS encoding glycoside hydrolase family 9 protein, with the translated sequence MKQSATFALLLILLLILTENSFAQKLKLNESDYFEAQGINVLVFSNQYNGMFFDEKTAGIELIQHGVRTSTGGAVRLANTPEQWDLVPMVVDRKVDKEKNSIDVVLKYEEFDFTSKINVTAKENGVLISVYLDNPVPEKLEGRAGFNLEFLPSTYFEKTFMVDGNAGNFPRYPSGTTKIEPIKNKITQFAGHTTFDDRGLGEFIVPQPLAKGKSIVLSPECLESFVTIKSLDTEIMLLDGRNVAQNGWFIVRSLLPIKKTGKVLEWYLEANTIPNWIRKPNIGFSQVGYTPNQEKVAVIELDKNDTQLNNAKVFQITSDGKTVEKFNGDVKEWGKYLRYNYAKFDFSSVKESGIYYIQYGDHKTNTFRINQDVYEDVWHPTMDVWFPVQMDHMQVNEAYRVWHGEPFMDDCLQAPLNHQHYDGYKMGDTTDTKFKPYERIPNMAVGGWFDAGDFDIQTGSHNHVISSFVDTWEKFKVERDQTFIDQKTRYVDIHRPDGKIDILQQIEHGTLNLVAQCENIGHPVMGIIVPNLHQYHHLGDAMTETDNLPYNPDLKPFEKDGKSSGTMDDRWAFTTRLPFLDFQTSATLAEAARTLKGYNDDLANRSLTNAKRLLAEADEILKKPIKDDNPWWTRWARGADIESVLQLYITTKEQKYADRFIEKIWSILEPPKIDDPHIDPSFFLSRSIKVALKATPYMDDNFKTKLRDYVIKYKNFLTELEKKNPYGMPIATGGWGGSGNVVATAITNYFAYKLYPDIMTKDDVIKGANYIFGCHPYSNLSFVNAVGTKSKKIAYGNNRADFTTIAGGIVPGVMLLKPDFLENKDDWPFLWGENEVTVGGSADYVFLANAVKELLK
- a CDS encoding alpha-N-arabinofuranosidase, with translation MKKLLAVLFLTCAFTIIGQNAKIKIDVTRTIGKIDPKIYGVFMEPIHFNGARMGLPDTVDFNTLYGTLYDPKSPLADENGFRKDYIEAMKELKITNMRWPGGNFLMGYNWEDGIGPKDKRPSRINLAWGGLESNHVGTDEWFQLNKSIGSENVVCVNLGLGTIQDAHNWVEYCNYKKGTHYSDLRIKNGHKEAYNVKIWDLGNEVDGYPWELGYKNAEDYVKIGREAAKAMKAVDGSIKLVASGSSYYEPTGQWIDWNRKVLAGLGDMISYISIHRYWERSDDYYDYMGQSAMDFEEKITIPAAEIKAMQAMKGLKNEIHISFDEWGVFGRNFLSVLPIAQCLNSFIRHADVVKMTNFTMLTSLLSNDMEKGTYKSPLFYAFKMFSTNCLGNSIDTYVECDTFNTAKYKGIPYLDVTSVYNKESNTVFINVVNRNQENFITTEIISTEGSFASKAEVNLLNSDSLEEQFSFDKQDEYKPVVKEISVNANKLKYSFPPHSIAQIKVKVIE
- a CDS encoding T9SS type A sorting domain-containing protein, whose amino-acid sequence is MEKIFLYIFVITLICTNFVFAQTWKSYTTENSGLSNNMVNSMAISSDGTIWFATDNGLCAYDSINWKVYKVEDGLKTNKINSISFLPNTTQELWVASDSGVIILNVNKTEIVTSPSYINKSSNNIISNKVKAIELDGFVNNWIGTEDGLSIITNSGIYSFNERNGFENPKVNSLKTLSDNWVHVGTSGGGVSRLKYNGVDGITSASNIITTWSGLASDTVLTIYVTDDTLRWYGTTQGVSTHYGTDTKSISYWWIYNTYTSGITENYVHAIIRDKNNAMWFGTRKGISKMLADKTTWQTYTEVDGLISNNIFDIEVDKNNNIWIATDKGVSYFKNITTSIKNDELKSYKLNLSNYPNPFNPSTNIGYSIFKDSKVKLEVFNNIGKLVEVLVDKKLNSGNYNVRFDSKNLPSGVYFYRLITEHSSITKKMILIK
- a CDS encoding family 43 glycosylhydrolase, producing MKLLRYKILLILLFVLLNNISAQNPIIMDQYTADPTARVFDGKVYLYPSHDILATEGKGRIGWFCMEDYHVFSSENLTDWKDHGVIVSQNKVPWVDSNTYSMWAPDCIEKNGKYYFYFPAMNKDTSTQFRMNIGVAVSDKPYGPFTPQNEPIKNVRGIDPNVFIDKDGQAYLYWSARNIFVAKLKDNMLELAEEPIIIPNLPEKGLKEGPFMFERNGIYYLTYPHVENKTERLEYAIGDNPLGPFKVTGIIMDESPNCWTNHHSIIEFKNQWYLFYHFNDLSPHFDKNRSTRIDSLFFNEDGTIQKVIPTLRGVGLTNAKSKIQIDRYSLKSENNVHIEFIDTTKKFEGWKTVFENENSWIQYNSVEFGNENLKSIIVNAMSSEGGELEVRLGNINGKIIAKIEIEKSDDWKIFKSKIANVPTDNQNIVVINKGKKVVVDWISFE
- a CDS encoding radical SAM protein, translated to MSFPNIISFTLLNACNLRCKMCGQWSETGYVKNKIVDANPQLDLEVWKKLIDEISQNKIRIILIRGGEPFLFPKIMDLIKYANSKNLFLSIDTNGTMIEKFAEELVQLGNMHITFSVDGPEKIHDEVRGIEGSYQKIKTNIALFNELEKKYNKPLSKSICFTISKYSYEGLGEMPKVAREMGISSINIVPYYFFNSEVGEKYEDELLKYFNTKAYSWKGFYNEDSGIDFNIFKTQYEKYISSLNGIENFPFMPFGINEYKEWFDNSYSVVGSEKCFNVESLIDIQPNGDANFCIDFPDYVFGNVKNNSIEEIWNSEKAEKFRKYRREKPLAVCYRCGAKYCSEIKE
- a CDS encoding DUF362 domain-containing protein; translation: MNEFFQRFVKVCPKSGKIRKIILPKGYYKLLFPFVGLAALLWIAFRVIPKPSRVAYPCVKAATPIATSFVLWLIGITASFTAFSKMKTAFSNSSYFRTIIFLFVGGILAVFAISQDGIVSLADSKNKYVFKQAVLEPNQPMGVPVGIIPGRVVWVHNPDATNENFDPMEENHSYFHEENFNQSVVDQMLSQAIQNLTKSTSDSAAWEAIFKFHNNTRGKGEVGYQSGEKIFLKMNATSSWGGNYNDEDLTKVYKSWWGSVNRYYGLSESSPTFIKTILRQLVNVVKVPQENIYIGDPMKIIYKHIYDYLHSEFPNVHYLDHYGHTNLGRELAEKGTTPLIKYSDRGTVLVRDGSPVYEDALYKIYEDMEYMINMPQMKGHVRGGVTMFAKNHFGSHTRDGANHLHNGLMLPGETGLTARPGYGLYRVQVDLMGHEILGKKNLVYLMDALWGTDHELNPPAKWQMEPFNNDWTSSVFASLDPVAIESVGYDFVRTEFTKERYPTSYENVVDVIQMDGVSDYLRQAADSSNWPEGIMYDPENDGTIIGSLGVHEHWNNSIDKQYSKNLGIGNGIELVKISKPTNILEAPSLLNTEVIDNSIVNLSWQDNSTSEEGFIIERKENSQNANFIILDTVSANQTNYSDKTDKLVSSYYYRIKAYNSSENSNYTESVLVSNLIVVGIDEENIPGEFRLHQNYPNPFNPSTTITFSIKNNSNVNMIVYDAIGRLVKVLVDEKLSSGEYKIDWNGKNYLGETSVSGIYFYKIIVKSNNQNYSETKKMLLVK